The following are encoded together in the Coffea arabica cultivar ET-39 chromosome 1c, Coffea Arabica ET-39 HiFi, whole genome shotgun sequence genome:
- the LOC113700714 gene encoding serine carboxypeptidase-like 11, giving the protein MDKVRRLFCSFCGNLFLPLVLVSVRPNLAVAGSVVKFLPGFEGPLPFELETGYIGVGESEDVQLFYHFVKSESNPQTDPLLIWLTGGPGCSSFGGLTSGIGPLKFQPVPYNGTLPKLVTNPYSWTKVASIIFLDSPVGAGFSYARTAKASQSTDLQASEHNYEFLRKWLHDNPEYISNSFYIGGGSYAGITVPILAQLVSNGNVAGIEPHIHLKGYLLGNPAPTTQGDGNHAIPFAHRTALISDELYESLKVTCKGEYVNIDPSNAPCLKNIQAYNKLIDNINIEHVLEPTCPDVSPKPNSLFSGRRSTVETFYKKFEELDVLEFNPVQCRAATAEKLIYYWANDMSVQEALHVRKGTIKEWIGCNYSILYTKNAGSVVPYHANLSTKGYRSLIYSGDHDMISPYLGTEEWIRSLNYPIIDDWRQWIHQGQVAGYTRTYANKMTFATVKGAGHIASYNKPAECRSMFGRWISYQPL; this is encoded by the exons ATGGACAAGGTGCGTCGGCTCTTCTGTTCTTTCTGCGGCAACCTTTTCTTGCCGCTTGTTCTTGTTTCAGTACGTCCAAACCTTGCTGTGGCTGGTTCCGTGGTTAAGTTTCTTCCAGGATTCGAAGGCCCTCTCCCGTTTGAGCTCGAAACAGG GTACATTGGAGTTGGTGAATCAGAAGATGTGCAACTCTTCTACCACTTTGTCAAGTCAGAGTCAAATCCTCAAACAGATCCCCTTTTGATTTGGTTAACTGGAGGCCCTGGCTGCTCTTCATTTGGTGGGCTCACTTCTGGGATAG GACCACTGAAATTCCAGCCAGTACCGTATAATGGGACATTGCCCAAGTTGGTGACAAATCCCTATTCTTGGACCAAG GTTGCAAGCATCATCTTCCTGGATTCGCCGGTGGGAGCTGGCTTTTCTTATGCCAGGACTGCTAAAGCTTCTCAGTCTACAGATTTGCAAGCTTCTGAACACAACTATGAATTTCTTAGGAAG TGGCTACATGATAACCCCGAGTACATATCCAATTCATTCTACATTGGAGGAGGCTCCTATGCAGGCATTACTGTTCCAATTTTAGCTCAACTCGTCTCAAATG GAAATGTTGCTGGGATTGAGCCGCATATTCATCTCAAG GGATACTTACTTGGAAACCCAGCACCGACCACTCAAGGCGATGGAAACCATGCAATCCCATTTGCTCATAGGACGGCGCTAATCTCTGATGAACTCTATGAG TCCTTGAAAGTTACCTGTAAAGGAGAATATGTAAATATAGACCCCAGCAATGCGCCCTGCTTGAAGAATATCCAGGCATACAATAAG CTGATTGATAACATCAACATTGAGCATGTGCTGGAGCCCACTTGTCCTGATGTTTCACCAAAACCAAATAGCTTATTCAGTGGCAGGAGATCAACTGTTGAAACGTTCTATAAGAAGTTTGAGGAGCTTGACGTTCTGGAATTTAATCCAGTTCAATGTCGT GCGGCGACTGCAGAAAAGCTTATATACTACTGGGCTAATGACATGAGTGTTCAAGAGGCCCTCCATGTGCGAAAG GGGACTATTAAAGAGTGGATTGGATGCAACTATAGCATACTATACACAAAAAATGCAGGGAGCGTTGTACCATATCACGCAAATCTCAGCACTAAAGGTTACAGATCTCTCATATACAG TGGTGACCATGATATGATCTCACCATATTTGGGAACTGAAGAATGGATAAGATCTCTAAATTACCCAATTATTGATGATTGGAGACAATGGATTCATCAAGGCCAAGTTGCAGG TTATACAAGGACTTATGCAAATAAGATGACATTTGCAACTGTAAAG GGAGCAGGCCATATTGCTTCATATAATAAGCCAGCGGAATGTAGATCCATGTTTGGAAGGTGGATATCCTATCAGCCTCTCTAG